One Sodalis praecaptivus DNA segment encodes these proteins:
- a CDS encoding MBL fold metallo-hydrolase: MKYHIMPVTAFSQNCSLVWCEQTGEAALVDPGGEAQRLRQEVAALGVTVKEIWLTHGHLDHVGAASELAAFYRVPLVGPHRDDEPLLANLPGQCQMFGVESIPPLVPDRWLADGDTVSVGTLSFSVLHCPGHSPGHVVFWNKAAKFMLMGDVLFNGGIGRTDLPGGDSATLMRSIHHQLMPLADDIAFLPGHGPMSTLGHERRTNPFLQ, encoded by the coding sequence ATGAAATATCACATCATGCCGGTAACGGCATTCAGCCAGAATTGTTCTTTGGTTTGGTGCGAGCAGACCGGTGAAGCGGCGCTGGTGGATCCCGGCGGTGAAGCGCAGCGGTTGCGTCAGGAAGTCGCGGCGCTGGGCGTAACGGTAAAAGAAATATGGCTGACGCACGGTCATTTGGATCATGTCGGTGCCGCCAGCGAGCTCGCGGCGTTCTATCGCGTGCCCCTGGTCGGTCCCCATCGCGACGATGAACCGCTGCTGGCGAATTTGCCGGGGCAGTGCCAAATGTTTGGCGTGGAAAGCATTCCGCCCTTGGTGCCCGATCGCTGGCTTGCGGACGGCGATACGGTGAGCGTCGGGACATTGTCGTTTAGCGTACTGCATTGCCCCGGTCATTCACCGGGGCATGTGGTATTTTGGAACAAAGCGGCGAAGTTCATGTTGATGGGGGACGTGCTGTTCAATGGCGGCATCGGTCGTACCGACCTGCCGGGCGGCGATAGCGCGACGCTGATGCGTTCGATCCATCATCAGCTCATGCCGTTGGCGGATGACATTGCCTTTCTGCCCGGCCATGGCCCCATGTCGACGCTGGGCCACGAGCGCCGCACAAACCCTTTCCTGCAGTAG
- the ompF gene encoding porin OmpF: protein MMKRNLLAVVIPALLAAGAANAAEVYNKDGNKLDIYGKAVGLHYFSHSDNSYGGDGDQTYARLGFKGETQITDQLTGFGQWEYNFQGNNSESSVDAQDGNKTRLAFAGLKFGDAGSFDYGRNYGVVYDAIGWTDMLPEFGGDSGYSDNFMVGRTTGVATYRNTNFFGLVDGWDFAVQYQGKNDRDEIRRANGDGWGASTSYTSPIGVAIVGAYASSDRTDAQQSAYYANGSEKAQQWAAGLKYDANNVYLAAMYGETRNATYISNANLQIDGADATGFANKTQLIELVAQYQFDFGLRPSVAYVQSKGKDIEGIGDVDLIKYFEVGATYYFNKNMSTYVDYIINQIDDDNQLGIGSGDTVALGLVYQF from the coding sequence ATGATGAAGCGCAATCTTCTTGCAGTGGTAATTCCGGCCTTATTGGCTGCCGGTGCCGCTAACGCGGCCGAAGTGTATAACAAAGATGGCAATAAATTAGACATCTACGGTAAGGCTGTCGGCCTGCACTACTTCTCCCACAGCGACAACAGCTACGGCGGCGACGGCGACCAGACTTATGCCCGTCTCGGCTTCAAAGGTGAAACTCAGATTACCGACCAGCTGACCGGTTTCGGCCAGTGGGAATACAACTTCCAGGGCAACAACTCCGAAAGCAGCGTCGACGCTCAGGACGGCAACAAAACCCGTCTGGCGTTCGCCGGTCTGAAATTTGGCGATGCCGGTTCATTCGACTACGGCCGTAACTACGGCGTTGTATATGACGCTATCGGCTGGACCGACATGCTGCCGGAATTCGGCGGTGACTCCGGCTACAGCGACAACTTCATGGTGGGTCGTACCACCGGCGTCGCAACCTACCGCAACACCAACTTCTTCGGGTTGGTTGACGGCTGGGATTTCGCCGTACAGTACCAAGGCAAGAACGATCGTGACGAAATCCGTCGCGCCAACGGCGATGGCTGGGGCGCATCTACCAGCTACACCTCCCCCATCGGTGTTGCTATCGTCGGTGCTTATGCATCTTCCGACCGTACCGATGCTCAGCAAAGCGCTTACTATGCTAACGGCAGCGAAAAAGCTCAGCAGTGGGCAGCCGGTCTGAAATATGACGCCAACAACGTTTACCTGGCCGCTATGTACGGTGAAACCCGTAACGCGACCTACATCTCCAACGCCAATCTGCAAATTGATGGCGCTGACGCGACCGGTTTTGCTAACAAAACCCAGCTGATTGAATTGGTTGCTCAGTATCAGTTCGACTTCGGTCTGCGTCCGTCCGTCGCTTACGTGCAGTCGAAAGGTAAAGACATCGAAGGCATTGGCGATGTTGACCTGATCAAATACTTTGAAGTGGGCGCTACTTACTACTTCAACAAAAACATGTCCACCTATGTTGACTATATCATCAACCAGATTGATGACGACAACCAGCTGGGCATCGGCAGCGGCGATACCGTTGCTCTGGGTCTGGTCTACCAGTTCTAA
- a CDS encoding amino acid aminotransferase: MFESIPVAPADPILGLLDVFRADDRPNKINLGIGVYKDETGNTPVLTSVKKAESLLLENETSKNYLSIDGIAAFAAGTQRLLFGANSDIIASARARSAQTPGGTGALRVAADFLAHNTAVRRVWVSNPSWPNHKNVFSAAGLTVCDYAYYDAVTHTLDFTAMLASLSQAQAGDVVLFHGCCHNPTGIDPTEQQWRELAALSARQGWLPLFDFAYQGFAHGLEEDAAGLRIFCEAHQELIVCSSFSKNFGLYNERVGACTLIAPDSAIADRAFSQLKAIIRANYSNPPAHGAAVVTTILADDVLRAMWEQELSGMRERIQRMRQLFVNTLLDKGARQDFSFINRQNGMFSFSGLTQEQVLKLRDQSGIYVVNSGRINVAGMTPDNMAPLCEAIVAVL; this comes from the coding sequence ATGTTTGAATCAATCCCGGTCGCACCGGCGGACCCGATTCTCGGCCTGCTGGATGTCTTTCGCGCCGATGATCGCCCGAATAAAATCAATCTTGGTATCGGCGTTTACAAAGATGAAACCGGTAATACGCCGGTGCTGACCAGCGTAAAAAAAGCGGAGTCGCTGCTGCTGGAAAATGAGACCAGCAAAAACTATCTGAGTATTGACGGCATCGCCGCCTTCGCCGCGGGCACGCAACGCCTTTTGTTCGGCGCCAACAGCGATATTATCGCCAGCGCGCGGGCACGCAGCGCGCAAACCCCCGGCGGCACCGGCGCCCTGCGCGTGGCCGCGGATTTCCTGGCGCACAATACCGCCGTGCGCCGCGTTTGGGTAAGCAACCCTAGCTGGCCGAACCATAAAAACGTGTTTAGCGCGGCGGGATTGACGGTGTGCGATTACGCCTACTATGACGCCGTCACCCATACGCTCGATTTTACGGCAATGTTGGCGTCCCTAAGCCAGGCGCAGGCCGGCGACGTCGTCTTGTTCCACGGTTGCTGCCATAATCCGACCGGCATCGACCCCACCGAACAGCAATGGCGCGAACTGGCGGCGCTGTCGGCCCGACAGGGCTGGCTGCCGCTGTTCGATTTCGCCTATCAGGGTTTCGCCCACGGCCTGGAGGAAGATGCGGCGGGTTTGCGGATTTTTTGCGAAGCGCATCAGGAGCTTATCGTGTGCAGCTCCTTTTCAAAAAATTTCGGCCTGTATAATGAACGCGTCGGCGCCTGCACTCTCATTGCGCCAGACAGCGCGATTGCCGATCGCGCCTTCAGCCAGTTGAAAGCCATCATTCGCGCCAATTACTCCAACCCGCCGGCGCACGGCGCCGCCGTTGTCACCACCATTTTGGCCGACGACGTGCTGCGTGCCATGTGGGAGCAGGAGTTGAGCGGTATGCGCGAGCGCATTCAGCGTATGCGCCAACTGTTCGTCAACACCCTTCTGGACAAAGGTGCGCGGCAGGACTTTAGCTTTATCAACCGGCAAAACGGCATGTTCTCCTTTAGCGGCCTGACCCAGGAGCAGGTGCTAAAGCTGCGGGACCAATCGGGCATTTATGTGGTGAATTCGGGCCGCATCAACGTGGCCGGAATGACGCCGGATAACATGGCGCCGCTGTGCGAAGCGATCGTGGCGGTGCTATAA
- a CDS encoding YcbK family protein, translated as MDHINHLRRQLLVFGTAAAGLALLPGTAFATLSTPRPRMLTLNNLHTGETLKTEFFNGKSYDQSELSRLNHFFRDFRANKITEIDPQLFDHLYRLQTVLQTSKPVQLISGYRTVQTNNSLRAKSEGVAKHSYHTLGKAMDFHIEGTPLSMIRKAALKLRMGGVGYYPRSNFVHIDTGPARTW; from the coding sequence ATGGATCATATTAATCATCTACGCCGTCAACTGCTGGTGTTCGGAACGGCTGCCGCCGGGCTGGCGCTGCTTCCCGGCACCGCTTTCGCCACGCTCTCCACGCCCCGCCCGCGCATGCTTACCCTGAATAATTTGCATACGGGTGAAACGCTAAAAACGGAATTTTTCAATGGTAAAAGCTATGATCAAAGCGAGCTTAGCCGATTAAATCATTTTTTCCGCGATTTTCGCGCCAATAAGATCACCGAAATCGATCCGCAGCTTTTTGATCATCTTTATCGTCTGCAAACGGTGCTGCAAACCAGCAAGCCGGTGCAGCTTATTTCCGGTTATCGAACGGTACAGACCAATAATTCACTGCGGGCAAAAAGCGAGGGCGTGGCGAAGCACAGTTATCATACGCTGGGCAAAGCCATGGATTTCCATATTGAGGGCACGCCGCTTAGCATGATCCGTAAAGCGGCGCTCAAGCTGCGCATGGGCGGCGTGGGATACTATCCGCGCAGTAATTTCGTCCATATCGATACCGGGCCGGCGCGCACCTGGTAA
- the ldtD gene encoding L,D-transpeptidase, whose protein sequence is MLVTKSAWLRRAMMRCLLLTGIASLSGPAFSAPAAQSQGVGAPLPGEISPAHVQPYFAREIAALYAARQDAPMWQDRAAVRHFQQQLAELALSGVQPQFTTWAQWLTDPRITGLARDKILSDALLGYLQFTNGVGANGERWLYGNAPYTLALPPRALIDRWQNALNDGRLDAFISGLVPQHPQYAKMHQALKTILADNHPWPQLTGNASLRPGQLSDDIPALREILRRTGMLQRGDAAPQPTVDNAPATTPTASQPISQEPPSAVVSPAAAELTPTPSSDNPTVVATVDVQDKMYSPDLVAAVKRFQSWQGLGADGVIGRQTRNWLNVSPQTRVTLLALNIQRLRLLNNRVNTGILVNIPNYSLVYYQQGAEVLSSRVIVGRPSRKTPLMRSALSSVVLNPPWNVPSSLVRQDILPKALRDPGYLPRNDFTILSGWSSDAAVIDPANIDWNMVTPNHFPYRLQQAPGPKNALGRYKFNMPSSDAIYLHDTPNHNLFGQDQRALSSGCVRVNKAAVLANMLLQDAGWGDARVSATLKQGNTTYVPIRHQIPVNLFYLTAWVADDGKPQFRTDIYNYDTPTQKGARSLPQAQRLLQ, encoded by the coding sequence ATGTTAGTCACGAAATCTGCGTGGTTGCGCCGTGCGATGATGCGTTGCCTGCTGCTGACCGGTATCGCGTCGCTCTCCGGCCCCGCCTTTAGCGCGCCGGCCGCGCAAAGCCAGGGTGTTGGCGCCCCTTTGCCGGGAGAAATTTCCCCTGCTCATGTACAACCTTACTTTGCCCGCGAAATAGCGGCCCTTTACGCCGCGCGCCAGGATGCGCCGATGTGGCAGGACCGGGCCGCGGTGCGGCATTTTCAGCAGCAATTGGCGGAACTGGCGCTGTCGGGCGTCCAGCCGCAATTCACCACCTGGGCGCAGTGGCTCACGGATCCGCGTATTACCGGTCTGGCGCGGGATAAAATCTTGTCCGACGCTCTGCTGGGCTACCTGCAATTCACCAACGGCGTCGGCGCCAACGGCGAAAGATGGCTTTACGGCAATGCACCCTATACGCTGGCGCTGCCGCCGCGCGCGTTGATTGACCGCTGGCAGAATGCTTTGAACGACGGCAGGCTGGATGCCTTTATCAGCGGCCTGGTGCCGCAACATCCACAATACGCCAAAATGCATCAAGCGTTGAAAACCATTCTCGCCGATAACCACCCCTGGCCGCAGCTGACCGGCAACGCCAGCCTGCGTCCCGGCCAATTGAGCGATGATATTCCCGCGCTGCGCGAGATTTTGCGGCGTACCGGTATGCTCCAGCGCGGCGACGCCGCGCCGCAACCGACGGTAGATAACGCCCCGGCCACCACGCCTACCGCCTCGCAGCCTATTAGCCAGGAGCCGCCGTCGGCGGTGGTGAGCCCCGCCGCCGCGGAGCTCACGCCCACGCCCTCCAGCGATAATCCCACGGTGGTCGCCACGGTAGATGTGCAGGACAAGATGTATTCGCCCGATCTGGTGGCGGCGGTGAAACGTTTCCAAAGCTGGCAGGGGTTGGGCGCCGACGGTGTGATCGGCCGCCAGACGCGCAACTGGCTTAACGTTTCCCCGCAGACCCGGGTCACGCTGCTGGCGTTGAATATTCAGCGTTTGCGTCTGCTGAATAATCGCGTTAATACCGGCATCCTGGTCAATATTCCCAATTACTCCCTTGTTTACTATCAGCAGGGGGCAGAGGTGCTGTCCTCGCGGGTGATCGTCGGCCGCCCCAGCCGCAAAACGCCGCTGATGCGCAGTGCATTGAGCAGCGTGGTGCTTAATCCGCCGTGGAATGTGCCCAGTTCGCTGGTGCGTCAGGATATTCTGCCGAAAGCGCTGCGCGATCCGGGGTATTTGCCGCGCAACGACTTCACCATATTATCGGGCTGGAGTAGCGATGCCGCCGTGATCGACCCGGCCAATATAGATTGGAATATGGTCACGCCCAACCATTTTCCGTATCGTTTGCAGCAGGCGCCGGGGCCGAAGAACGCCTTGGGACGGTATAAATTCAATATGCCCAGCTCGGATGCCATCTATTTGCACGATACGCCCAACCATAATTTGTTCGGCCAAGATCAGCGCGCGCTGAGCTCAGGTTGTGTTCGGGTGAACAAGGCGGCGGTGCTGGCGAACATGCTGCTGCAAGATGCCGGCTGGGGCGACGCTCGCGTCAGTGCGACCCTAAAGCAGGGCAATACGACCTATGTGCCGATTCGCCATCAGATTCCGGTCAATCTGTTTTATCTTACCGCCTGGGTCGCGGACGACGGTAAACCGCAGTTCCGTACAGATATTTACAATTATGATACGCCCACCCAGAAGGGCGCCAGAAGCCTGCCGCAAGCGCAACGGCTGTTGCAATAA
- the asnS gene encoding asparagine--tRNA ligase: MSVVPVVDVLQGRMPADSEVTVQGWVRTRRDSKAGISFLAVYDGSCFDPLQAVINNTLPNYQNDILRLTTGCSVSVTGRVVESLGGGQRYEIQAQAVEVLGWVDDPDTYPMAAKRHSVEYLREVAHLRPRTNLIGAVARVRHTLAQAIHRFMDEKGFFWVSTPLITASDTEGAGEMFRVSTLDLENIPRTADGKVNYDEDFFGKEAFLTVSGQLNGESYACALSKIYTFGPTFRAENSNTSRHLAEFWMVEPEVAFATLEDAAGLAEAMLKYVFQAVLTERADDMQFFAERVDKEAINRLKHFISADFAQVDYTEAVTILQNCGQTFENPVSWGIDLSSEHERYLAEKHFKAPVVVKNYPKDIKAFYMRMNDDGKTVAAMDVLAPGIGEIIGGSQREERLDRLDARLDEMGLNKEDYWWYRDLRRYGTVPHAGFGLGFERLIVYVTGMQNIRDVIPFPRSPRNANF, from the coding sequence ATGAGCGTAGTGCCTGTAGTCGATGTACTGCAAGGGCGCATGCCGGCTGACAGTGAAGTCACTGTACAGGGTTGGGTGCGTACCCGCCGAGATTCCAAAGCCGGAATCTCCTTTCTTGCCGTCTATGACGGTTCCTGCTTCGATCCTTTACAGGCCGTCATTAATAATACTCTGCCCAATTATCAGAACGACATTCTACGCCTGACCACCGGCTGCTCGGTATCGGTTACCGGCCGGGTAGTGGAATCCTTAGGGGGCGGTCAGCGTTACGAAATACAGGCTCAGGCCGTTGAGGTGCTCGGCTGGGTCGACGATCCGGATACTTATCCCATGGCCGCCAAGCGCCATAGCGTGGAGTATCTGCGCGAAGTGGCCCATCTTCGCCCGCGTACCAACCTGATTGGCGCGGTGGCGCGAGTCCGCCACACCCTGGCGCAGGCCATTCATCGTTTTATGGACGAGAAGGGTTTTTTCTGGGTGTCGACACCTTTGATTACCGCCTCCGATACCGAAGGCGCCGGCGAAATGTTCCGCGTTTCCACTCTCGATCTGGAAAATATACCGCGCACGGCCGATGGCAAAGTCAATTACGATGAAGATTTCTTTGGCAAAGAGGCCTTTTTAACCGTTTCCGGCCAGTTGAACGGTGAAAGTTACGCCTGCGCCCTGTCAAAAATCTACACATTCGGTCCAACGTTCCGGGCGGAAAATTCCAATACCAGCCGCCATCTCGCCGAATTCTGGATGGTTGAACCGGAAGTGGCCTTCGCCACCCTGGAGGATGCCGCCGGTCTTGCGGAAGCGATGCTCAAATATGTCTTTCAGGCGGTATTGACCGAGCGCGCCGATGATATGCAATTCTTCGCCGAGCGGGTCGACAAGGAAGCGATAAACCGTCTGAAACACTTTATTAGTGCAGATTTCGCGCAAGTGGACTACACCGAGGCGGTGACTATCTTGCAAAACTGTGGCCAGACATTTGAAAATCCGGTTTCCTGGGGCATTGACTTATCTTCGGAACATGAACGCTATTTGGCGGAAAAACATTTTAAAGCGCCGGTAGTAGTGAAAAATTATCCCAAGGATATCAAAGCGTTTTACATGCGCATGAATGACGATGGCAAAACCGTTGCCGCTATGGATGTGCTGGCCCCGGGCATCGGCGAAATCATTGGCGGATCCCAGCGCGAAGAGCGTTTAGACAGGCTGGATGCGCGTTTGGACGAAATGGGCCTCAACAAAGAAGATTACTGGTGGTATCGTGACTTGCGCCGCTATGGAACCGTTCCGCATGCAGGTTTTGGATTAGGTTTCGAGAGATTAATAGTTTATGTCACAGGAATGCAAAATATTCGTGATGTAATACCCTTCCCGCGAAGTCCACGCAATGCCAATTTCTAA
- the pncB gene encoding nicotinate phosphoribosyltransferase encodes MLERTMNVATDPILTSILDTDAYKFHMQQAVFHRYFDVTVSAEFRCRGDDLLGEYAADISAQIEMMRSLKLDQEEFAYLRELPFFQSDYLNWLRQFRFDPSQVRVRNHHGKLDIRITGPWRDVILWEVPLLAVISEVVHRRRSPHIAPAAAVAQLQQKLRYFRQISADVDLSRFKLMDFGTRRRFSRQVQFEVVAELQRTFPYLIGTSNYQLARECGLPPVGTQAHEWFQAHQQISPDLANSQRAALQAWLDEYPDQLGIALTDCITMDAFLRDFGPAFAHAYQGLRHDSGDPVEWGEKAIAHYERLGIDPLGKTLVFSDSLDFDKALMLYRHFWQRVNLVFGIGTRLSCDIPAVKPLNIVIKLVECNGKPVAKLSDSPGKTICHDKAFVRALRKAFDVPLVVKKAS; translated from the coding sequence ATGCTTGAACGCACCATGAATGTTGCTACCGATCCGATTTTAACGTCGATACTCGACACTGATGCCTATAAATTCCATATGCAGCAGGCCGTTTTTCATCGCTATTTCGATGTGACGGTGAGCGCGGAGTTCCGCTGCCGCGGGGACGATCTGCTGGGGGAATACGCCGCCGACATTAGTGCCCAGATTGAGATGATGCGTAGTCTGAAATTGGACCAGGAGGAGTTTGCCTACCTGCGCGAACTGCCGTTTTTTCAAAGCGACTATCTTAACTGGCTGCGCCAGTTCCGCTTTGACCCGAGCCAGGTGCGCGTACGCAATCATCACGGCAAACTCGATATTCGCATTACCGGCCCCTGGCGCGACGTCATTTTATGGGAAGTGCCGCTGCTGGCGGTAATAAGCGAAGTGGTGCACCGCCGCCGCTCGCCGCACATCGCCCCCGCCGCCGCGGTGGCGCAGTTGCAGCAGAAGCTGCGCTATTTTCGCCAGATTAGCGCGGATGTCGACCTGTCCCGCTTCAAGCTAATGGATTTCGGCACCCGCCGCCGCTTCTCGCGCCAGGTTCAGTTTGAGGTGGTTGCTGAACTACAGCGGACGTTTCCCTACCTTATCGGCACCAGCAATTACCAACTGGCGCGGGAATGCGGCCTGCCGCCGGTCGGCACCCAGGCGCATGAATGGTTTCAGGCGCATCAGCAGATAAGCCCCGATCTGGCCAACAGCCAGCGCGCCGCCCTGCAGGCCTGGCTGGACGAATACCCCGACCAGTTGGGGATCGCGCTCACCGACTGTATCACCATGGATGCCTTTTTACGCGATTTCGGGCCGGCGTTTGCCCATGCCTATCAGGGTCTGCGGCACGACTCCGGCGACCCGGTAGAATGGGGCGAGAAGGCCATTGCGCATTATGAACGGCTGGGTATCGATCCGCTCGGCAAAACGCTGGTGTTTTCCGACAGTCTCGATTTTGACAAGGCGCTGATGCTGTACCGCCATTTCTGGCAGCGCGTCAATCTCGTTTTTGGCATCGGCACCCGGCTGAGCTGCGATATCCCCGCCGTGAAGCCGCTGAATATTGTCATCAAACTGGTAGAGTGCAACGGTAAACCGGTGGCGAAGCTCTCGGACAGCCCCGGGAAAACGATCTGTCACGATAAAGCCTTTGTTCGCGCCCTGCGTAAAGCGTTCGACGTGCCGCTGGTGGTTAAAAAGGCCAGTTGA